TAATGTTGATGATGTATATAGTATTATAAGACTAAAACTATAAAGGAGAGTGCTAATTAGAATGATTTGGTGATTAGAAATACTATTTAATAAAATTACAAATCCTAATATTGATGCAATTGCAGCAATTCCATGCGATATAGTGTTTAATAATTCTTCAAGATACTTATGGTCAACATTCATAGATGCGAAAATAATTTTAATTTTTGTGTAGCATTTTATCCCTAAACTTAATGTGAATAACTAGTCTATTTTTATTGACAAATAACCTGATCTTTTTAGATAATAGTATATAATTAGATAAATCTAATTAGCTACAATAAATAGCTCATAAATATGATGGAATACATTGTTAGCATAGTTATAGCGGGCATTGATTTTTTAAATGGGTCATTTACTTTAATATGCATTATTATTGCCCCAACCATTATTATTGACATTGTGGCCGCTCCATAAAAATCAATTGAATCTTTTAGGATAAGTGTATCATTCATCAATGAACTAACAATAAATAAAATCGAAATTCCAATTTTAATAGATCCAATGATGTACATTGTCCATTTATTTAAGCCATATG
Above is a window of Flavobacteriales bacterium TMED191 DNA encoding:
- a CDS encoding DoxX family protein translates to MDIIFIIKLVTVLGIFNVWMLRYNKSTKYRGGKAKNLQEEFKTYGLNKWTMYIIGSIKIGISILFIVSSLMNDTLILKDSIDFYGAATMSIIMVGAIIMHIKVNDPFKKSMPAITMLTMYSIIFMSYLL